A single Acidaminococcus sp. DNA region contains:
- a CDS encoding amidohydrolase — translation MDVLHMTEEELEQQCIEWRRWFHRHPEVSTKEEHTSEKIFGILSDLGLNPVRGKGHYGIAATLKGDKPGPMIALRADMDALSVKEETGLPFASESEGVMHACGHDVHMATLLETILRLLRRKDEIEGSIRILFQPSEELSPTGGARYMMNDGFLKDVKGVFGLHVWPNYPVGKIGVKPGALMAGSDRFRVEIKGRTSHAGHPHEGIDAIMAAADFLEQVNHIVARRVSPLDTATINIGTIHGGSRYNVVPSSVVMEGTIRTLNETTRNHIPEWLKGMLEGLKLSAGVDYQFDYYRGYPVVMNWPVPAKLVADTAREVLGEDAVEPHVNPDLTAEDFGVYLTEVPGSFLWLGVGTPGEPVYGLHSSKCCPNEKALVVGSKLMSQVAVNALKALNAGADFSKDI, via the coding sequence GTTGGAACAACAATGTATTGAATGGCGGCGCTGGTTCCATCGTCATCCTGAAGTCAGTACAAAAGAAGAGCATACATCGGAAAAGATTTTTGGTATATTATCTGACTTAGGGCTCAATCCTGTGCGCGGCAAAGGTCATTACGGCATTGCGGCGACACTCAAGGGTGACAAACCGGGACCGATGATTGCCCTGCGGGCCGACATGGATGCTTTATCCGTCAAGGAAGAGACAGGGCTGCCTTTTGCTTCTGAAAGTGAAGGCGTGATGCATGCCTGTGGTCATGATGTTCACATGGCGACACTGCTCGAGACGATACTCCGCCTGCTTCGCCGCAAGGACGAAATCGAAGGCAGTATCCGTATCCTTTTTCAGCCTTCGGAAGAACTTTCTCCGACTGGCGGTGCCCGTTATATGATGAATGACGGCTTCCTGAAAGATGTGAAGGGCGTATTTGGCCTGCACGTATGGCCGAATTATCCTGTAGGTAAAATTGGAGTGAAACCGGGAGCTCTTATGGCCGGTTCTGACCGGTTCCGGGTGGAAATCAAAGGCCGCACTTCCCATGCCGGACACCCTCATGAAGGTATCGATGCGATCATGGCAGCGGCAGATTTCCTCGAACAGGTCAACCATATTGTAGCCCGCCGGGTCAGCCCGCTGGATACAGCGACTATCAATATCGGTACGATTCACGGCGGCTCGCGCTACAATGTAGTTCCCAGTTCTGTGGTAATGGAAGGCACTATTCGGACGTTAAACGAGACAACCCGCAATCATATTCCGGAATGGCTCAAAGGGATGCTGGAAGGACTGAAATTATCTGCGGGAGTTGACTATCAATTCGACTACTATCGCGGCTATCCTGTCGTAATGAATTGGCCGGTTCCTGCCAAACTCGTCGCAGATACTGCGCGGGAAGTGCTCGGGGAAGATGCTGTGGAACCCCACGTCAATCCCGACCTGACGGCGGAAGATTTCGGCGTATATCTGACTGAGGTGCCGGGTTCTTTCTTGTGGCTCGGTGTTGGTACTCCGGGAGAGCCCGTCTACGGACTGCATAGTTCAAAATGCTGTCCAAACGAAAAGGCGCTTGTTGTAGGATCCAAATTGATGAGCCAGGTGGCGGTCAATGCACTGAAAGCTTTGAACGCCGGTGCAGATTTCAGTAAGGATATTTAA